The genomic stretch ttcaaaggtgcagcaatagtagaaaaattgggcacaaaacggcgataaaacccagctagaccatgaaaacttctaacttgactcacattcatgggagtaggccaattttgaatagcttcaattttagacacatctacttctactccatgcttagagacaacatatcccagaaatatgaccttatctttgcaaaatgtgcacttctcaagattaccatagagtttactatcacgcaacacttgcaaaacatgtcgaatatgtataatatgatcagattcattgcggctgtaaattaatatgtcatcaaaatacacaaccacaaacttgccaataaaatcacgcaaaacatggttcatcggtctcatgaaagtgctaggtgcattagtcaaaccaaaaggcattactaaccactcatataaaccaaattttattttaaagacggttttccactcatccccttctttcatcctaatttgatgataaccactacgcaaatcaattttagtgaaaacagcagcaccactcaattcatctagcatatcctctaaacggggaataggatgacgatatcgaatagtaatgttgtttatcgctctacaatctacgcacatacgccatgtaccatctttcttaggaacaagaataacatgaacagcacaaggactaaggcttatgcggatataacctttgtcgagtagcgcttgtacttgcttctgtatttccttcgtctcttcggggttcgttctatatggtgcccgattgggtagcgaagctccgggaatcaagtcgatttgatgctcaatacctcgcaatggtggaagtcctgcgggtacctcgtccggaaacacgtcgccaaattcctgcaaaacattagaaacaccaagaggaagaggggtcatgtcgttagaaaccaaaaccgtacccctgtacaagagcacaagaggcatggctgtaggatcctcactaaattctctcatgtcttctttggtggctaatgagactaaggaattcactctctcacttttcgttatatcactcacaacattacaattctctcgcctatctaatgaagcatcctccaagttgacttcaactttctgacgagactcattgacaatttgctgtggtgtcataggctgtaaattaattgtctttcccttgaactccaagtgatatgtattagcacgaccattgtgttgcacagaacggtcatagagccaaggccgtcccaatagtaggtgacacaccctcataggaacgacatcaaaatcaatgcaatccttatacggtccaatagcaaactcaacacgcaccatgtgatttaccttcatctcaccattgtcgctcaaccactgaatatagtatggatgcaggtgcggtagatacttcaacttcagcttggtacacaactccttgcttgctaaattgcggcaactcccgccatcaataatgaccttgcaagccttgtcaggaccaactaaagcctttgtttggaacaaattgcagcgctgagtagatgcactaggcaacacattaagagcacgctgcgacacaacaatggtgcgagcatcggacggatatgcatcttcaccatcggtgtcatagtcatcatcttccggagcattaggatcaacatcatctccgagtctcgtattcattgtcatcattgataatcatgactttgcggttaggacaatctctcttgaagtgaccctttccaccacatgtatgacaaaccatatcacggttacgcgcagtagacacattagagccactcgtacttgcagcaaatTCGGacatctttgtgttagacacattggagaccggcttactaggcggagtagagtaaggtgcggagcgcgtcgaaggcgccggcgccgaagatggtgccgcgcggggtgtgaaacgcccagctcctgtagctcgacctttgatttttgcttcgtcagccaactgtgattcagcttctcttgcatgatgtaacaattgattcatattggtgtagctgtagtgacgaacaatgcctttgatatcatacttcaaaccgttgagaaaacgctgcattgtcatctcgagagactcacggacacggccacgctacataagcatctccatcttcatgtagtattcatccacagtcttcacaccttgtctctatagagtcagcttatcatatatattccgcaagtaatttgtaggcacaaagcgagaagtcatcgcctccttcatggcacgccatgtgcgtataggttgctcaccatcctcgtctcggttacgaacaaaagcatcccaccaacgcaaagcgtagccatcaaattcggaagaagcaagcttgatcttccgatcttcgatataatgtggatgtaagctccacaacttctcaatcttgagctcccaagtgaggtattcttcaacatcagctcctccttcaaacttgggtatagaaaacttgggcttacccaaaccatcttcctcatcttgtccacgaccattgcggccaagtggagcccaaccgcgaggacgattaccacggggcgcatcacgagcattgtgtgcgtcatcttgaagctcaggatcttcgtcatcttcttgttgttgttgcgcggtcaaattctcaacagctaaacgcaaatcagcaagactgcgttgtacatccgtcatttgatcttgcattgtagtgacggtcacatgagtagcatccagcttttgggagatctcttcaaccttcccattaagcacatcgtcctgagcacggaattcacgtcgcatctcattacgaagagcctcatactccctccatgtgatgatatcggcagcactcttgttttcctggttaacaagtttatgatcactagcagacatcgttagtagattagtgcactaaatgaaaaatatatggtggtactctcacaactcactcaaaactgataagaaaaggagatcttaccgttccaaagtaaattagtgttgcttaccacttgtagtaacaactagtgcacggatgtagcgaagcgaatatcaagggtataagaacaaatcacacgacaaagcagggtatatgtggggctgtaggtaggctacctatttgcaccaataacaagctctagcgctgaccgtagacaaccaatgatactcacacaaggcgatataatggggcaatgcaactatatgtgggaaaggttgcaatgcacaagagagatgctagcaaagctcaacgagacaggcacaagattgctcaactacgggtgcgatgaaagtaaacttaggccttcacttgattcaactagcactacacttttctttttggatttttctttttgtataacacacacagctatgtagctctttttgcttcttttcaattttctcttttttttgattttctgacacaactccttgataacacggccaacagaaatatgcaaagcaccgataacctaacgagcagcctgtcgagcggtaaaactagtctcttctggggaagttcctagtcactttataacgataggctgtgtctatggttgggaacaagcacactgtatgctatgtggaatcggagtaacaaaactagacgacaaagtaacacaagatgatagagtaaactcaaaccctaaaatactagatggaaagaaaagatacgcaaaaacaactacgaaaagcaactaaaacttgaaattagtgcaatctaaggctatggcaaaccctaaccctaactttttatggctttttctggataggaaaacactcacaactcaactatggggtggattgtggatggcttaccgaggaaaacctgaaatctgataccaagatgatatggggtggcccgatcttctcagtaagcaacggcggtgatgttgatcacggggtgatggcagcggagaaacacgacgatgaagtgaatgataacttgtatgacgcaacgagatctctcgattggtccctgtcgccaatgcaacagctttcaaccctgcaagatattcgcaactccacacacttgcgcatgtagccgccgaccacgaagcggtaagttgcaaccgtctaattcccaatgaaacagcagatcacacaagactttttcaggatctacacaatatcaagcaatatggtgtagggattcaatagttttgccagagcaaacaactaagaactagggtttatcttaaacatggtctaaagcagctagggggcgtcctgggcacttatataggcgtccgggacgacttctggtcgaaaagatacaagaataaccgacccagaatagatctggtcgagacagactcggacgaatccggtctggaatccggtcaaccgggctagggaccgggtcggccggtctggcatCCGGTCAATCGGTCGGCAACCGAGAAGTTCGCAAAATTCGTCCGGTTGggttccggtacgatgcatccggttggcgaccggtcaaccgggccaggggccggactggccggtctggaggccggtctaaccgggcgctggaccggcctggacgtcgacttctcctttcgcgcatgcctcccgctcctccctcgcgcgtccatgagatatctccacgtccagctccatgtccagcttcacgtccatcttgacgtccgttttcatgtccagctgctcctctactcctcgtgcgatgctcgtctcctctttatacctgatgatacataagtaataggacttaggcagtataaagttctcatcaatcaaagtaccatttagaaacaagttcacctgttgtttaagtagctccgcacgagctcttgtaattggtctaatccaaacttcattggacttgagcttcacagcaggttcatcttcatttatcaatgacggaggtagtggtgtagtagagatgtcctcatcatgataTCTGGGAGAAATCCCACGTCCCTTGGATTGGGCGGCAATGACACTTCGTGCGCCGTTACCTTCCTGAAGGTGCCGCCTTGGGTCAGTTGGTTAGGTTGCAGGCGACGTTGTCGTGGTCTGAGCCGTGGTCGATCTACGACGTCTTCATCCTCCGACGGCTTCGTTTTCGAACAAACCGAGCTCGCCGCAGCTTGAAACCGTCTTGAGTCGGCGTCTGGATTGAACTGCTGTTGCAGTTCTATGACCTGATTCCGGCGGCGCCAGCCACCAGCAAGCGAAGCAGAGTGAGGGGGGAGGCGGAAGAGGGTACGATGTCTCAGCTGAAGTAACTGGTGGTCGCCGAAGTGAAGACTAGTGGGTATGGGCGGCATAGCCGAAAAGTTGTGGAGGCGGGGAGAGTTTTGTTCCGCAGGGCCACGGCCGATTAAGCTGCGAAGGTTAACTCCTAAAATATTTATCCAAAGGCTATAGGAGTTTGGCTAGGTGCACGTTAAAGCCGAAAAACATGAATTTTAGATTCGGTTACGGAAGCTCTTAATCTCGAAATTAAAAACTTGCTACGTGTTCGTTGATATGGCCCCGCACCTGAGGCCCTGAGCGCCGCTGTTTTCAAACGTCGCAAATGTGGCATTCGCCTTCGCACTGACGATGACAGTGTGGTTGCTCGAGAGAGAGGAGGCGTGCATGGAGTTTGAATTGTAAGTCAGCACAAACATTTCATACAAAAACAAGAGAGTATCTGTATCTGGTACGCTCGCAGTTCACGCATTTAATCGGACACATTTTACAAGCTCAGCCGACTTGTTCCAAACTGATTTTTCACAAGATCTACACTCAATTTTGCATCCAGCGATTCAATCAGAAACATTTTCCTGCACTGCTGAGACCTCTGAAATTTGTTTCAGTACCACAACAAATCCACTTTGAGGACACAACACAGCAAAGTTTTGCCCATAACAAGCACGAATAAATTCAGCACAAAGGTAATTGAACATGCAAGTTACTGTTGTGCCAGTCAGAAGCATCTATCCATCAAGGACATCAATAGCAAAATACATCAAAGTTGCACTGGTTAACAGACGAATGCAATTCAGTGGAGAGCCTTCAAATAATTTGCAGAGAGGACAATACAGTGATACACCAGCAGCAAACTAACATCAGTGCTTTTTTCCACCATAAAACTCATagtctactgccttgctcacaagAGCACAGAAAGAACATGAGGCAGCAATGTATATGACTTTGGACATGGCAAGCTACGAACATTTGCTATTCTTTGCATATAAATTATAATGAGTCAAGTATACAGAAGATCCATACAAACTTTGAACACCTTGATATGAAATACAATATGTGCATGAGGGTGTAACACCACTGAAGCATCACAAACTTTCATCAGCGAACAAACAACCATGAAATTCTCAGTTACTCCAGTAGCTTGAAGTATTGACATGGCAAAGAACAAGTATTGACTTTTGAGTAAATACTGagattgcaaagaacaagtattgaCTTTTGAGTAAATACTGGGATTGCAAAGAACCAAGTATTTACTTTTCAGTATGCAATATAGTTCTCAGCAGTTGACAGATGCCCGTCTTATGTTTGATATGGATTTCTGTGAAAACATGTTAGTTAAAGCCTTCAGTGTGCTTATTGTATGAAAGTTACGATCCAAACGAATTGCCCCTCAAACAGGTTTGCAATAAGAACAAGCAGAACAAAAAGGGAATTCAGTCGTAGTCAGTACTTAGTACTCCCTCATATAATAACTTGATGGATGTGCCTAGTGTTTGATGGATTAGCCCCTCAAACAGGTTTGATGGATTAGCCCTGTACATAATGGTTTGGCTTACAATCAGTTTCAACACGTCCGTCTACTTTATCTTCATATCTCGATTAAGTGAGAAGAGAATTACAACACAATACAAACAGGACAATAACCCATGTCAAAATAGGACCATTGGATGATAATAAAATAAGGTATAAGCTTGGACAGAGCCAAATATTCAGATAGCATAACTTCCAAGCAACAAAATTAACTGTGTTTGGGCGAGTATGAGCTAATGAAAATGGTTTCATGACAAAAGAGACTACCCACAACTTATAACTAATCAATCAAGAATCAAGTGCTAGAATTCAACATATTTCAGTATTCCAGATATAGCATGCTTAACATTTCTGACAGAATTTTGGACTCCATAAAGAGAATAGAGCAGGTGGTATGCAGTAGGTTGGTACTAACTAAAACTACAGATCAGTACAGAAACACGGAGAACACTTGTAGAGAGGCAGTCTTTTCCGATAAATAGATCCCCATCGTTTTATTGCTTATGGGATATGTGTTCAGATCAAACATGATAAATTCCTATCAAATTAGTTGGAGATATGGATAGCCGTCTAAGAGAACCAGGACACAGAAACTTCAATAATGAGCCAATAACTCCAATTGATATGGAGCAAGCATAAGGGGTATTGATATGGAGTAGAAGTCTCAAAAGCAAAGTAACCTGTCAATCGAAACAGGTCTAAAATGACGGATATCAACAGATAATAACTAATGTGCGAACCTACAACATCACAAGTTTCAGCTCCGCAATGGAAGTTCTGCTGTGCTAGCCCACCACAGGACTGTAGTTCACTCGTCATCTTGAAGCTACAACACTATCCATCTTACATCCCATGGAAAGGGAGCCAAACAACCCTTCTAGTATGCCAAATGGTGTGACTATACATGATTGCACACAGAGGGCAAAAACTGTACATACATGCATTTTCACGTTCTCTATCCCTAGTGTGAATCATATATCATCCAAGCACAAATAGGAAGACCGTGAGAACTACAAAAACCTACACCCTGCCAAGAGCCCAAGATGAGTCATGTGCCATGAATGAACACTATGAGGCatgaaatatacctttcttcatgCGTTGACAAGCAGAGCAGGTTTGTCTCCATGTCAAACAGTGATGTGGCCATGTCAGCTCGTCATTGCAAGAATCAATTGAGAGCAGCTGCCACATCCTCCAGTCCAAACTGACGACCACCCAATCGGGACTCCTTGCACCTTGCCGTGAAGTAGAACATGAGCCACACCACCATGAAGTACACCTCCGCAAACGAGTGGAGGAAGCCGCCAAGAACTTTGCCACCAAATGTCACCATAATGAGGCGCCCCATACTGCCACACACCACTGTCTCCCAGCACTTGATCAATGTGGCATCGGTTGCCATAAGCGAAACAAGGTAGCAGCCTTCCTTGACAGCATTGCGGCCAGGCGGGCGCGGATCACGATCCATGGCGACCACCCATGGCACCACCGTGAACAACACGGAGACAACTGCATCCAGAAGAGCCCACGCAATGAAGAAGCCATCGAGCTCTGGGCCAGAAACGGCTGCAGCAAGCCACGGGTTGGCAGACGCCGAGAAAGGCATGAGCTTGGCGACAACAAAGAGCCTAAAGAGCTGCGCCTGGTCGTGCACATCAGCAAAGAACCAGAGGCAGAGCATCTGCACAACCGCATCCCGAGTCGCCCACCGCAGGAATGCGAACCCAGTGAGCCGCCTGGTGCCCATGGCGACACCGGAGAGGAAGAACCCCCGCCGCCGCTCAGGCAGGTGGTGCCCTGCTACGGACGCGAACACCGTACCGAGAGCAATTGAGTGCACGGTGATGTACCCGAGGATGGCCAGCACATGTGCGGCCGAGAGCAGCGCGAGGAGGTTGATGATGGCCGCAGCGTCCCGCCTTGTCAGGTCGAGCAGCCTGAGCTCACCACCCCGGGGCGAGGCAGGCTTCCTGGAGGAGGTCTCGTTGTGGACGGCGAGGAAGAAGGGGGAACCGGATGCGGGGAGCTGCTGGGCGAGGGGTATGTGGTAGGGTTTGGGGGTGGGGGtggagaaggaggtgaagaagacGCTGTGGTAGGAGGAGTTGCGGGCGCTGGAGGCGGGCGAGGAGGCCGGGTCGAGGGCTCCAACGAGAAAGTCGTCGTCGGAGAGGGAGGATGAGGAGGTGAAGGGGGAGCGCCGGCGGGGGAGGTTGTGCTGGGGAGGCGGCGGGGAGGGCGGGGCGGGAGGGGAGAGGCGGAGGAGAAGCGAACGGAGGGCGGGATCGCGGTCGGCAAAGGAGGAGAGGCGCAGCGTGCCGGCGAAGAGGGCCGACCGGAAGAGGAGTAGCAGGAGCGCGGCGAGGAGGAGCGGGGGGAGCGAGGCCGGGTGAAGGAGGTGCCCCATCGCTCGCCGCAGGACGCGGCCACCGGTGCGCGCGTCcaggctcggcgccggcggcgcgggcgcgggcgcggcggcTGCCGGCATGGCGGTGGCTGTGGGGATCGGCGAGGGCGAATGGGGAATCGAGGATGCGGAGGTTGACGCGCGGGTGACGAAGGAACTGGAGAAACGGGCTTGGCCTTGGCCCTTGGACTCACTTGGGCAGTATGAATACTTTTGTTGGGCTTTGTTTGGTGCCAAATGCTTCTTCTTTCAATGGTGTGGCAtatctaaaaacacaaaaaaatctaaaaacaCAAATAGTGTGGAACATGCTTTTGGTTTGATGATCCACAACACACAATGGGAAATCAAAATTCACCAAGGAAAGGCAgaaaatatcaaaaaattaagtaaAAAATCCAATAGTAGTGTTCCTTTTAAAAGAAGTTTCAAAGAGAAATTTGTAGGATATTACGGAGGCCAC from Lolium rigidum isolate FL_2022 chromosome 4, APGP_CSIRO_Lrig_0.1, whole genome shotgun sequence encodes the following:
- the LOC124647482 gene encoding uncharacterized protein LOC124647482 yields the protein MPAAAAPAPAPPAPSLDARTGGRVLRRAMGHLLHPASLPPLLLAALLLLLFRSALFAGTLRLSSFADRDPALRSLLLRLSPPAPPSPPPPQHNLPRRRSPFTSSSSLSDDDFLVGALDPASSPASSARNSSYHSVFFTSFSTPTPKPYHIPLAQQLPASGSPFFLAVHNETSSRKPASPRGGELRLLDLTRRDAAAIINLLALLSAAHVLAILGYITVHSIALGTVFASVAGHHLPERRRGFFLSGVAMGTRRLTGFAFLRWATRDAVVQMLCLWFFADVHDQAQLFRLFVVAKLMPFSASANPWLAAAVSGPELDGFFIAWALLDAVVSVLFTVVPWVVAMDRDPRPPGRNAVKEGCYLVSLMATDATLIKCWETVVCGSMGRLIMVTFGGKVLGGFLHSFAEVYFMVVWLMFYFTARCKESRLGGRQFGLEDVAAALN